In Arachis hypogaea cultivar Tifrunner chromosome 2, arahy.Tifrunner.gnm2.J5K5, whole genome shotgun sequence, a genomic segment contains:
- the LOC112735625 gene encoding uncharacterized protein isoform X2 — protein sequence MLDYEWGNPSIMLTGNEDGAAPPPSDQTHRQIFDHYASHALLPDHFLHGPGATTTAHNNANNPTTTIDLSHHHFSPQQTHHHVPHSFFDPRAFHAASSTHYPPPQPQPPPPPSMLSLDPLPHHAHCGPGHGLMLVPKSEDVGRPMDFVGSRIGLNLGGRTYFSSSEDDFVSRLYRRSRPAEPGSTASSNSPRCQAEGCNADLSQAKHYHRRHKVCEFHSKASTVIAAGLTQRFCQQCSRFHLLSEFDNGKRSCRKRLADHNRRRRKTQQPPAQDIHKSQPATNLDNVGPHRSPELSHLRP from the exons ATGTTGGACTACGAATGGGGGAACCCATCCATAATGCTCACCGGGAACGAAGACGGCGCAGCGCCACCGCCCTCCGACCAAACTCACCGCCAAATCTTCGACCACTACGCCTCTCACGCCCTACTGCCCGACCACTTCCTGCATGGGCCCGGCGCCACAACCACAGCTCACAATAACGCAAACAACCCCACCACCACCATCGACCTCTCTCATCATCACTTCAGCCCGCAACAAACCCATCACCACGTCCCCCACAGCTTCTTCGACCCACGGGCCTTCCATGCGGCCTCCTCCACCCACTACCCACCGCCACAGCCCCAACCCCCGCCTCCCCCATCCATGCTTTCCCTTGACCCGTTACCCCACCACGCCCACTGCGGGCCCGGCCATGGGCTCATGCTGGTGCCGAAATCTGAGGATGTCGGTCGGCCCATGGACTTCGTGGGCTCTCGAATTGGGCTGAACCTGGGAGGGCGCACCTACTTCTCGTCCTCGGAGGATGACTTCGTCAGCAGGCTGTACCGCAGGTCTCGGCCCGCCGAACCGGGGTCGACGGCGTCCTCTAACTCCCCTCGGTGCCAGGCGGAGGGGTGCAATGCTGATCTGTCTCAGGCGAAGCACTACCACCGCCGCCACAAAGTGTGCGAGTTCCACTCTAAGGCCTCCACCGTCATCGCCGCCGGGTTGACTCAGCGATTTTGCCAACAATGCAGCAG GTTCCATCTTCTCTCTGAGTTCGATAACGGAAAACGTAGCTGCAGGAAGAGACTGGCAGATCATAATCGTCGCAGAAGAAAAACTCAGCAGCCACCAGCACAAGACATCCACAAATCTCAGCCTGCTACTAATTTGGATAACGTT GGTCCCCACCGGAGTCCGGAGCTCAGTCATCTTCGTCCGTAA
- the LOC112735625 gene encoding squamosa promoter-binding-like protein 8 isoform X1: protein MLDYEWGNPSIMLTGNEDGAAPPPSDQTHRQIFDHYASHALLPDHFLHGPGATTTAHNNANNPTTTIDLSHHHFSPQQTHHHVPHSFFDPRAFHAASSTHYPPPQPQPPPPPSMLSLDPLPHHAHCGPGHGLMLVPKSEDVGRPMDFVGSRIGLNLGGRTYFSSSEDDFVSRLYRRSRPAEPGSTASSNSPRCQAEGCNADLSQAKHYHRRHKVCEFHSKASTVIAAGLTQRFCQQCSRFHLLSEFDNGKRSCRKRLADHNRRRRKTQQPPAQDIHKSQPATNLDNVARSPPESGAQSSSSVTVAVSPPDYFRQRPYQTGSPSTTSSSLFFSSGQ, encoded by the exons ATGTTGGACTACGAATGGGGGAACCCATCCATAATGCTCACCGGGAACGAAGACGGCGCAGCGCCACCGCCCTCCGACCAAACTCACCGCCAAATCTTCGACCACTACGCCTCTCACGCCCTACTGCCCGACCACTTCCTGCATGGGCCCGGCGCCACAACCACAGCTCACAATAACGCAAACAACCCCACCACCACCATCGACCTCTCTCATCATCACTTCAGCCCGCAACAAACCCATCACCACGTCCCCCACAGCTTCTTCGACCCACGGGCCTTCCATGCGGCCTCCTCCACCCACTACCCACCGCCACAGCCCCAACCCCCGCCTCCCCCATCCATGCTTTCCCTTGACCCGTTACCCCACCACGCCCACTGCGGGCCCGGCCATGGGCTCATGCTGGTGCCGAAATCTGAGGATGTCGGTCGGCCCATGGACTTCGTGGGCTCTCGAATTGGGCTGAACCTGGGAGGGCGCACCTACTTCTCGTCCTCGGAGGATGACTTCGTCAGCAGGCTGTACCGCAGGTCTCGGCCCGCCGAACCGGGGTCGACGGCGTCCTCTAACTCCCCTCGGTGCCAGGCGGAGGGGTGCAATGCTGATCTGTCTCAGGCGAAGCACTACCACCGCCGCCACAAAGTGTGCGAGTTCCACTCTAAGGCCTCCACCGTCATCGCCGCCGGGTTGACTCAGCGATTTTGCCAACAATGCAGCAG GTTCCATCTTCTCTCTGAGTTCGATAACGGAAAACGTAGCTGCAGGAAGAGACTGGCAGATCATAATCGTCGCAGAAGAAAAACTCAGCAGCCACCAGCACAAGACATCCACAAATCTCAGCCTGCTACTAATTTGGATAACGTTGCAA GGTCCCCACCGGAGTCCGGAGCTCAGTCATCTTCGTCCGTAACGGTGGCCGTGTCTCCACCTGATTACTTCCGGCAAAGGCCGTACCAAACCGGAAGCCCATCAACGACTTCAAGTTCACTGTTTTTCTCAAGCGGGCAGTAG